The Lysobacterales bacterium genome has a segment encoding these proteins:
- a CDS encoding YceH family protein: MSTPTFPELDPIEARVLACLVEKEATTPDQYPLTANAVQAACNQKTAREPLMALDTDTVARALRGLEQRWLVRSIHGARSQRYDHRMDEVYSISPEQRCLLALLVLRGPQTAGELATRAGRMLPGASLESVRALLDRLAGRPEPLTLRLPRQPGQREERHVHLLCGAAAAQDAAEAQPVRQAPAAEEDLAERVAMLEAELAELNRRIDGLAARLSGD, from the coding sequence ATGAGTACACCCACTTTTCCAGAGCTCGATCCGATCGAGGCGCGCGTCCTGGCCTGCCTGGTCGAGAAGGAGGCGACGACGCCTGACCAGTATCCGCTGACCGCCAATGCGGTTCAGGCTGCCTGCAACCAGAAGACGGCCAGGGAGCCGCTGATGGCGCTCGACACCGACACGGTAGCGCGGGCCCTGCGCGGCCTAGAGCAGCGCTGGCTGGTCCGATCGATCCATGGCGCACGCAGCCAGCGCTACGACCATCGCATGGACGAGGTCTACTCGATCAGCCCCGAACAGCGCTGCCTGCTCGCCCTGCTGGTACTGCGCGGCCCCCAGACCGCCGGCGAACTGGCCACCCGGGCGGGTCGCATGCTCCCTGGTGCCAGTCTGGAGAGCGTGCGGGCCCTGCTCGACCGGCTGGCCGGCCGCCCGGAGCCGCTGACCCTGCGGCTGCCCCGCCAGCCCGGCCAGCGCGAGGAACGCCACGTGCACCTTCTGTGCGGCGCGGCCGCCGCCCAGGATGCCGCCGAGGCGCAGCCGGTGAGGCAGGCTCCTGCCGCGGAGGAGGATCTCGCCGAGCGGGTGGCGATGCTGGAAGCCGAACTGGCCGAGTTGAACCGGCGGATCGACGGCCTCGCTGCGAGGCTGTCCGGGGACTGA